The Penaeus chinensis breed Huanghai No. 1 chromosome 36, ASM1920278v2, whole genome shotgun sequence genome includes a region encoding these proteins:
- the LOC125044691 gene encoding uncharacterized protein LOC125044691 has protein sequence MKRSTVMAPAKEAMAPTTVPEPTGVKAPSTQAPAAVSEPAAAPAIPPYVAPSAPAAASVAAPVAAQHSLQMDKQESKGEIKDLLQMLLRQVEQMMIMMQQQMVQQSHLQERMFTFLLDQQQRHPVVGLGNGQVINVSK, from the exons atgaag AGGTCAACGGTGATGGCCCCTGCAAAGGAAGCCATGGCACCGACCACAGTGCCAGAACCAACAGGAGTTAAAGCTccgtcaactcaagcaccagcagCCGTTTCAgaaccagctgcagcaccagccATACCACCATATGTTGCACCATCTGCACCAGCTGCAGCATCCGTTGCAGCACCAGTTGCAGCTCAGCACTCACTGCAGATGGACAAGCAAGAGTCcaaaggagaaataaaggatcTGCTACAAATGCTGCTTCGGCAGGTGGagcagatgatgatcatgatgcaaCAACAAATGGTTCAGCAATCTCACCTTCAGGAAAGAATGTTCACGTTCCTCCTCGATCAACAACAGcgtcaccctgtagtgggccttggaaatggtcaagtaatcaatgtctccaagtaa